One Mucilaginibacter ginkgonis genomic region harbors:
- the hisH gene encoding imidazole glycerol phosphate synthase subunit HisH — protein MENIRNHNKDSASGGIGIINYGAGNIFSLTSALDRLGISYGMINREEDFDQFDRYIIPGVGHAGAAMAKLQQTGLVPKIKSLTKPTLGVCVGMQLLTAHSEEGDADLLNIIPVKTLKFKDTEGYKVPHTGWNNVSQQQDNPLFAGIPNGTHFYYVHSYFIEHTDAYTLASTNYIDKFSASIWYNNFYGVQFHPEKSGEYGEMLLKNFSKL, from the coding sequence ATGGAAAATATTAGAAACCATAATAAGGATTCCGCCTCTGGCGGCATAGGTATTATCAATTACGGCGCCGGTAATATCTTCTCGCTTACTTCTGCGTTAGACAGGCTGGGCATCAGCTATGGCATGATTAACCGCGAGGAAGATTTTGATCAGTTTGATCGCTATATAATTCCTGGTGTAGGTCACGCAGGTGCTGCCATGGCAAAGCTTCAACAAACAGGATTAGTGCCTAAAATTAAATCGCTCACCAAGCCAACTTTGGGTGTATGTGTTGGCATGCAATTGCTTACTGCCCACTCAGAAGAAGGTGACGCCGATCTTTTAAACATCATCCCTGTTAAAACTTTGAAATTTAAAGACACCGAAGGTTACAAAGTACCTCACACGGGATGGAACAACGTTTCGCAGCAACAAGACAATCCACTGTTTGCAGGCATACCCAACGGTACACATTTTTATTACGTGCATTCATATTTTATAGAACATACAGATGCATATACTTTAGCATCAACAAATTACATCGATAAATTTTCGGCATCAATTTGGTATAACAATTTTTATGGCGTTCAATTTCACCCCGAAAAATCGGGCGAGTACGGTGAAATGCTGTTAAAAAACTTTTCAAAACTTTAA
- the hisB gene encoding bifunctional histidinol-phosphatase/imidazoleglycerol-phosphate dehydratase HisB has protein sequence MSGLKKILFIDRDGTLIKESADQQIDSFHKLEFYNKALQYLPRIAQELDFEMVMVSNQDGLGTISHPDENFWPVQNLVIKTFANEGAVFSAVHIDRTFPKDNAPTRKPGTGMLTEYFDDAKYDLANSFVIGDRKNDVLLAKNLACKAIWLNNNSGLGNAEFSAEENAAIKQTVALETTDWQKIYEFLKLGERVAERRRTTKETDIYIKINFDGTGEAKAKTGLHFFDHMLDQIARHGSIDLEIDAKGDLHIDEHHTIEDTAIALGEVFATALGDKRGIERYGFCLPMDDCLAQVAIDFGGRSWLVWDADFKREKVGDVPTEMFYHFFKSFSDAAKCNLNIKAEGQNEHHKIEAIFKAFAKAIKMAVRRDANNMVVPSTKGLL, from the coding sequence ATGAGCGGCTTAAAGAAAATATTATTTATTGACCGGGACGGTACGCTGATAAAAGAAAGCGCAGACCAGCAGATCGATTCTTTTCACAAGCTGGAGTTTTACAATAAAGCCCTGCAATACTTGCCACGCATCGCTCAGGAACTGGATTTCGAAATGGTGATGGTAAGCAACCAGGACGGTTTGGGAACCATAAGCCACCCGGATGAAAACTTTTGGCCGGTGCAAAACCTGGTCATCAAAACGTTTGCAAATGAAGGCGCTGTATTTTCCGCCGTTCATATAGACCGCACTTTCCCAAAAGATAACGCCCCTACACGCAAGCCGGGCACGGGAATGTTGACCGAGTATTTTGACGATGCAAAATATGACCTGGCCAATTCTTTTGTTATTGGCGACCGTAAAAACGATGTGTTGCTGGCAAAAAATTTAGCCTGTAAAGCCATTTGGCTAAATAACAATAGTGGCCTAGGCAATGCCGAATTTTCTGCTGAAGAAAATGCGGCCATTAAGCAAACTGTAGCCCTGGAAACTACCGACTGGCAAAAGATATACGAATTTCTTAAGCTGGGTGAAAGGGTAGCCGAACGCCGTCGCACCACTAAAGAAACTGACATCTATATCAAGATAAATTTCGATGGCACCGGCGAGGCAAAGGCAAAAACCGGGCTGCATTTCTTTGATCACATGCTGGATCAGATCGCACGTCACGGCAGTATTGATCTGGAAATTGACGCCAAAGGTGACTTGCATATAGATGAGCACCACACTATAGAAGATACAGCAATTGCTTTAGGCGAAGTATTCGCTACTGCGTTAGGAGATAAGCGTGGTATTGAGCGTTATGGTTTTTGCCTGCCAATGGACGATTGCCTGGCGCAGGTTGCGATAGATTTTGGCGGTCGCAGCTGGCTGGTTTGGGACGCTGATTTTAAACGCGAAAAAGTGGGCGATGTGCCGACAGAAATGTTTTATCATTTCTTTAAGTCGTTTAGCGATGCGGCTAAGTGCAACCTTAATATCAAAGCCGAAGGACAAAACGAACACCATAAAATAGAGGCAATATTCAAAGCATTCGCCAAAGCCATTAAAATGGCCGTACGTCGTGACGCGAATAATATGGTAGTACCGAGTACAAAGGGCTTACTTTAG
- the hisC gene encoding histidinol-phosphate transaminase translates to MFDINKILRPNIKNLVPYSSARDEFKGEASVFLDANENAYGSPLEQQYNRYPDPLQHKVKLRLSEIKGVPARNIFLGNGSDEAIDILFRAFCNPGIDNVILVPPTYGMYEVSANINDVATKKVHLTEEYQLNLEGIAEVIDEHTKLIFICSPNNPTGNSINRDDIETLLANFNGIVVVDEAYINFSRQKTFIQELTEYANLVVLQTLSKAWGLAALRVGMAFASQEIVEVMNKVKPPYNINEASQQLALQALQNTDLVNLWIKETLAQRDNLVLQLKNLEFVVDIYPSDANFILVKTTDPNGIYRFLVEHGIIVRNRTSVELCEGSLRITIGTPDENKKLLETLQQYR, encoded by the coding sequence ATGTTCGACATAAATAAAATTCTTCGCCCAAACATAAAAAACCTGGTGCCTTACTCATCCGCACGCGACGAGTTCAAAGGCGAGGCCAGCGTTTTTCTGGATGCTAACGAAAATGCCTACGGTTCGCCGTTAGAGCAGCAATATAACCGCTACCCCGATCCGCTGCAGCATAAAGTAAAGCTGCGTTTAAGCGAGATCAAAGGTGTTCCTGCACGAAACATCTTTTTAGGAAACGGCAGCGATGAGGCCATCGACATTCTTTTTCGTGCGTTTTGTAATCCCGGCATTGATAACGTGATACTGGTACCACCGACTTACGGAATGTATGAAGTGTCGGCAAATATTAATGACGTTGCCACCAAGAAAGTGCACCTTACTGAAGAATACCAGCTTAACCTGGAAGGTATAGCCGAGGTTATTGATGAACATACCAAACTGATTTTCATTTGCTCGCCAAATAATCCTACAGGTAATTCCATAAATCGCGATGATATCGAAACCCTCCTCGCAAACTTTAATGGCATTGTGGTCGTCGATGAGGCATATATCAATTTCAGTCGGCAGAAGACCTTTATTCAGGAACTGACAGAATACGCCAATCTGGTAGTATTGCAAACATTATCAAAAGCATGGGGCCTGGCCGCCTTGCGTGTAGGTATGGCATTTGCTAGTCAAGAGATCGTCGAAGTGATGAATAAGGTTAAACCGCCCTACAACATCAATGAAGCTTCGCAGCAGCTGGCATTGCAGGCCTTACAGAATACTGATCTCGTAAACCTTTGGATCAAAGAAACTTTAGCGCAACGGGATAATCTTGTTCTTCAACTGAAAAACCTCGAATTTGTAGTGGACATCTACCCGTCTGATGCCAATTTTATCTTGGTTAAAACTACAGACCCTAACGGCATTTACCGGTTTTTAGTGGAGCATGGTATCATTGTTCGTAACCGTACTAGTGTGGAGCTTTGTGAAGGTTCGCTGCGAATAACAATAGGTACGCCCGATGAAAACAAAAAATTATTAGAAACTTTACAGCAGTATAGATGA
- the hisD gene encoding histidinol dehydrogenase, protein MKTYKYSDLSKTDITTLVQRNVDPANEIRQVVEDIIANVRDNGDAALYSYAAQFDKVDLDKLYLDGSEIAELASTVSTEQKDALKLAYDNIYKFHQTQLKAEEKVVTMPGVICWRENRPIEKVGLYVPGGSAVLPSTLLMLGIPARIAGCREIVVCSPPQKDGKINAFIAFVSTLLGIDKIYLVGGAQAVAAMAYGTESISKVDKIFGPGNQFVTKAKTIIQSTTLAAIDMPAGPSEVLVIADETSNPIFIAADLLAQCEHGPDSQAVLVATSQQIIDNAIAEVEKQISTLPRAEIAAKAIANSYAIQVDDLSQAIDFSNLYAPEHLILATENWQQITDKIINAGSVFLGNLSPESVGDYASGTNHTLPTSAYAKAYSGVSVDSFLKKITFQYINKEGIINIGPAVELLAELEGLDAHKNAVSVRLNS, encoded by the coding sequence ATGAAAACATACAAATACAGCGACTTAAGCAAAACAGATATCACAACATTGGTTCAACGTAATGTTGATCCGGCTAACGAGATCCGCCAGGTTGTTGAAGATATCATTGCAAACGTACGCGACAACGGTGATGCTGCTTTGTATAGCTACGCCGCGCAATTTGATAAGGTGGATCTTGATAAACTGTACCTGGATGGTAGCGAGATAGCTGAACTGGCTTCGACGGTTTCCACAGAACAAAAAGACGCACTAAAGCTTGCTTACGATAATATTTACAAATTTCACCAAACCCAATTAAAGGCTGAAGAGAAGGTTGTGACCATGCCCGGCGTTATTTGCTGGCGCGAAAACCGTCCAATCGAAAAGGTTGGTTTGTACGTGCCGGGTGGCTCGGCGGTGCTGCCTTCTACCCTGCTGATGCTCGGCATTCCGGCGCGTATTGCGGGTTGCCGTGAAATTGTGGTTTGCTCGCCGCCGCAAAAGGATGGTAAGATAAACGCCTTCATTGCTTTTGTTTCTACACTTTTAGGGATCGACAAGATTTATTTAGTTGGCGGCGCCCAGGCTGTCGCTGCTATGGCTTACGGAACTGAAAGTATCTCGAAAGTTGATAAGATATTTGGCCCCGGAAACCAGTTTGTTACAAAGGCCAAGACCATCATCCAGTCAACCACGCTTGCGGCCATTGACATGCCGGCAGGGCCATCCGAAGTTTTAGTAATCGCCGATGAAACCTCAAACCCGATTTTTATCGCTGCAGACCTGCTTGCACAATGTGAGCACGGACCCGACAGTCAAGCCGTTTTGGTGGCAACTTCTCAGCAAATTATTGATAATGCAATTGCCGAAGTAGAAAAGCAGATTAGCACGCTTCCGCGTGCTGAGATAGCCGCAAAGGCTATCGCTAATTCGTATGCTATCCAGGTCGATGATTTGAGCCAGGCTATAGACTTCAGCAATCTATACGCGCCGGAGCATTTGATACTGGCGACTGAAAACTGGCAGCAAATAACTGATAAGATCATAAACGCAGGCTCGGTGTTTTTAGGTAACCTGTCGCCCGAAAGTGTTGGTGACTATGCATCGGGCACCAACCATACCTTGCCAACCAGTGCTTATGCAAAAGCCTACTCGGGTGTATCGGTCGACTCGTTTTTAAAGAAGATCACCTTTCAATATATCAATAAAGAAGGCATTATTAACATTGGTCCGGCGGTTGAACTGCTTGCGGAACTGGAGGGACTAGATGCGCATAAGAATGCGGTGAGTGTGAGGTTAAACAGTTAA
- the hisG gene encoding ATP phosphoribosyltransferase, producing MKTLKIAIQKSGRLNEKSVELLKNCGLNFENYKSSLISPVSNFPLEILFLRDDDIPEYVQDGIADLGIVGENVIQETEVEVAYLQKLGFGKCSLKIAITNNSDIEDIKQLEGRSIATTYPVILDKFLKDNSISADIRTISGSVEISPGLGLSDAICDLVSTGGTLKSNGLKPFADVMSSEAVLIGRKGSENELLIQELIQRVQSVLRAKETKYVVLNINRDNLDKVLDLLPGVKSPTVVPLAEANWVAVHTVIPERDFWERITGLKQAGAQGIVVMPIEKIIL from the coding sequence TTGAAAACATTAAAAATAGCGATCCAAAAATCGGGTCGGCTTAACGAGAAATCTGTTGAACTGCTAAAAAATTGCGGGCTCAACTTCGAGAATTACAAAAGTTCGCTGATATCACCTGTATCAAATTTCCCTTTAGAAATTCTCTTTCTTCGCGATGACGACATTCCTGAATATGTGCAGGATGGTATTGCCGATTTAGGCATCGTAGGCGAAAACGTGATCCAGGAAACCGAAGTCGAGGTTGCTTACCTGCAAAAACTGGGTTTTGGGAAATGCTCATTAAAGATAGCCATTACCAATAACAGCGATATTGAGGATATTAAGCAACTGGAGGGTCGCTCCATTGCTACCACTTATCCTGTTATCCTTGACAAATTTTTAAAGGATAACAGCATTAGCGCTGATATACGCACCATTTCGGGCTCTGTAGAAATATCACCGGGATTAGGTTTGAGCGATGCGATTTGCGACTTGGTTTCGACTGGCGGGACACTTAAAAGCAACGGATTAAAGCCATTTGCGGATGTAATGTCGTCGGAAGCGGTATTGATAGGCCGCAAAGGTTCTGAAAATGAATTGCTGATTCAGGAATTGATACAGCGCGTACAATCAGTATTGAGGGCGAAGGAAACTAAATATGTAGTGCTGAATATCAATCGCGACAATCTTGATAAAGTTTTAGACCTGCTTCCGGGCGTAAAAAGCCCGACGGTTGTTCCCTTGGCAGAAGCAAACTGGGTAGCAGTGCATACCGTTATCCCCGAACGCGATTTTTGGGAACGGATTACCGGTTTAAAACAAGCCGGTGCGCAGGGAATTGTAGTAATGCCGATAGAGAAGATAATATTGTAA
- a CDS encoding D-glycero-alpha-D-manno-heptose-1,7-bisphosphate 7-phosphatase yields MQLLKCNFAETSNYMPGTNKAVFLDRDGVLNREMGDYVCRVEDFHILDNFEVLKDFQDRGYMLIVATNQGGLAKGWYNEDQLAEMHAHLRQSYQEKGIEFTDIFYCPHHPDFTGDCDCRKPKPGMLLKAIDKYDIDPAISYFIGDRERDVEAGTKAGVKGILIDSDQPISSIADQIL; encoded by the coding sequence ATGCAATTGTTAAAATGTAATTTTGCAGAAACTTCAAACTACATGCCCGGCACAAACAAAGCAGTATTTTTAGACAGAGATGGCGTTCTGAACCGCGAAATGGGCGATTACGTTTGCCGTGTGGAAGATTTTCACATCCTCGACAATTTTGAAGTATTGAAAGATTTTCAGGATCGCGGTTACATGCTTATCGTAGCAACCAATCAGGGTGGGCTGGCTAAAGGTTGGTACAACGAAGATCAGCTGGCCGAAATGCATGCTCATTTAAGACAGAGCTATCAAGAAAAAGGTATTGAGTTCACGGATATATTTTATTGCCCGCACCACCCGGATTTTACCGGCGATTGTGACTGCCGTAAACCAAAGCCCGGAATGCTGTTAAAGGCGATAGATAAGTACGACATAGACCCTGCCATATCCTACTTTATCGGCGACCGCGAACGCGATGTGGAAGCAGGCACCAAAGCTGGTGTTAAGGGTATTTTGATAGATAGCGATCAGCCAATCAGTTCAATAGCGGATCAAATCTTATAG
- the gltB gene encoding glutamate synthase large subunit gives MALTDEHQQGLYRPEFEHDSCGTGFIANINGIRSNEIVRDALTMLENMEHRGACGCDPETGDGAGILIQLPHEFLMEECFNLEMSLPQAGNYGVGMVFFPRDNADKAACREIIAQAAKKLGMPVLGYRPLPVDNSSVGETARQAEPDVEQLFISKPKSITTPEEFERKLFVLRRYINKTASETIGTSADQFYFTSLSSKTIIYKGQLTTYQLRKYYSDLNDPRVVSGFAMIHSRFSTNTFPSWKLAQPFRLIAHNGEINTLTGNLNWFYAGVKSLTSAYFSPEEMEMLLPLIDNNQSDSACLDNIIEILLHSGRSLPHVMMMLIPEAWDGNEQMDPIKKAFYEYHATLMEPWDGPAAITFTDGKLIGALLDRNGLRPLRYAVTNDQRIIAASEAGVLEIDESTVISKGRLQPGKMLLVDTEQGRIITDEEIKMQVASQQPYDRWLENYQIRLEELAEPRLAFASLSPDSVFRYQQVFGYSREDIDVIIKPMALDAKEPIGSMGTDVPLAVLSDKPQHLSSYFKQFFAQVTNPPIDPIRERLVMSLATFIGNNGNLLDEDKMHCHSVKLKQPILTNYELEKLRSIDTGVFHAKTLQTYFKADGKPGSIEKALERLCRYAEDAVADGFEVLILSDRAIDSEHAPIPTLLATSAVHHHLIKLGNRGAVGLVVEAGDAWEVHHFAALLAFGASAINPYLALSTIENLKISGNLETDLKTDALFKNYVKSICDGLLKIFSKMGISTLQSYHGSQVFEILGINQEVVSKYFCGAVTRIGGLGLDEIAKEALGKHRMGFNHSKGETRLLQEGGIYQWKRRGEQHLFNPQTVHLLQHATRTNDFEVYKNYARLVNEQTEKHFTIRGLLDFTYHRQAISIDEVEPAESIMKRFATGAMSFGSISHEAHSTLAIAMNRIGGKSNTGEGGEDEMRYKVSENGDSMRSAIKQVASARFGVTSNYLTNADELQIKMAQGAKPGEGGQLPGHKVDEWIAKTRHSTPGVGLISPPPHHDIYSIEDLAQLIFDLKNANRAARINVKLVSKAGVGTIAAGVAKAHADVILIAGYDGGTGASPISSIKHAGLPWELGLAEAHQTLVRNQLRSRVVLQADGQMKTGRDLVIAALMGAEEWGVATAALVVGGCIMMRKCHLNTCPVGVATQDPELRKLFSGKPEHIVNLFKFLAEDMREIMASLGFRTINEMVGRVQFLRAKDDIHNWKAKTVDLSAILHPMQNVKGNTLYNSEQQDHGMDAIIDWQLLDKAQHALEDKTPVFHTFELKNTDRTLGTLLSNEISKKYGSAGLPDNTINYKFKGSAGQSFGAFAAKGISFELEGEANDYVGKGLSGAQLAIYPPASATYQPENNIIIGNVAMYGATSGELFVRGCAGERFAVRNSGATAVVEGVGDHGCEYMTGGFALILGDAGRNFAAGMSGGIAWIYDPQHRFAANCNQEMVDLDKLTPKDEDRIITLLKKHHSLTGSEVAKHLLANWTIATNSFVKVFPKEYKKVLLEKKYHSISE, from the coding sequence ATGGCATTAACTGACGAACATCAGCAGGGATTATACCGCCCCGAATTTGAGCACGACTCTTGCGGCACTGGCTTTATCGCCAATATCAATGGTATAAGGTCAAACGAGATAGTCCGTGATGCGCTAACGATGCTTGAAAATATGGAGCACCGTGGCGCCTGCGGTTGCGACCCTGAAACAGGCGATGGGGCTGGCATCCTTATCCAGCTTCCGCACGAGTTTCTGATGGAAGAATGTTTCAACCTGGAGATGAGTTTGCCACAAGCGGGCAACTATGGAGTAGGTATGGTATTTTTCCCCAGGGATAATGCTGACAAAGCAGCTTGCCGCGAAATAATTGCACAAGCCGCAAAGAAACTTGGTATGCCGGTTTTAGGTTACCGCCCGCTGCCGGTAGATAACAGCAGTGTGGGCGAAACAGCCCGCCAGGCAGAGCCTGATGTGGAACAGCTATTTATATCGAAGCCTAAGTCAATAACCACTCCTGAAGAATTTGAGCGTAAGCTTTTCGTACTGCGCCGCTATATTAATAAGACAGCAAGCGAAACAATTGGTACATCTGCAGACCAATTCTATTTTACGTCGCTGTCGAGCAAAACAATTATTTATAAAGGTCAGCTTACCACTTACCAGCTGCGTAAATATTACAGCGACCTGAACGACCCGCGGGTGGTATCGGGCTTTGCAATGATACATTCACGGTTCTCAACCAACACATTTCCATCTTGGAAACTAGCGCAGCCATTCAGGTTAATAGCTCACAATGGCGAGATCAATACGCTCACAGGTAACTTAAACTGGTTTTACGCGGGCGTTAAGTCGCTAACATCGGCCTACTTTTCGCCAGAGGAAATGGAAATGCTGCTGCCGCTGATAGACAATAACCAGTCGGACTCTGCATGCCTTGATAATATCATCGAAATCCTGCTGCATTCCGGCCGCTCGTTACCTCATGTAATGATGATGCTCATACCCGAAGCGTGGGATGGCAACGAGCAGATGGACCCCATCAAAAAGGCGTTTTATGAATATCATGCTACGCTGATGGAGCCTTGGGACGGCCCGGCCGCCATTACATTTACAGATGGTAAACTGATAGGGGCGCTACTTGATCGTAACGGACTTAGGCCTTTACGTTACGCGGTCACAAACGACCAGCGCATCATTGCTGCGTCAGAGGCCGGGGTTTTAGAGATAGACGAAAGTACGGTGATCAGCAAAGGCCGCTTACAGCCGGGTAAAATGCTTTTGGTTGATACAGAACAAGGCCGCATTATTACCGACGAAGAGATCAAGATGCAGGTTGCATCACAGCAGCCTTATGATCGCTGGCTGGAGAATTACCAGATAAGGTTGGAAGAACTTGCCGAGCCGCGTTTAGCTTTCGCCAGCCTCTCGCCCGATTCTGTTTTCCGTTATCAGCAGGTATTTGGTTATAGCCGCGAAGATATCGACGTGATCATTAAACCAATGGCGCTCGATGCTAAAGAACCTATCGGCTCTATGGGCACAGATGTGCCGCTGGCAGTATTGTCAGACAAGCCGCAGCACCTGTCAAGTTATTTCAAACAATTTTTTGCTCAGGTAACTAATCCGCCGATAGATCCTATTCGTGAGCGGTTGGTAATGAGCCTGGCTACCTTTATTGGTAACAATGGCAACCTGCTCGACGAGGACAAGATGCACTGTCACAGTGTAAAATTAAAGCAGCCCATTTTGACCAATTATGAGTTGGAGAAACTGCGCAGTATAGATACAGGAGTGTTTCATGCCAAAACCCTGCAAACTTATTTTAAGGCAGACGGCAAACCCGGTTCGATAGAAAAAGCTTTGGAAAGGCTTTGCCGCTACGCAGAAGATGCTGTTGCTGACGGTTTTGAAGTACTGATTTTGTCAGACCGTGCAATAGATTCCGAGCATGCGCCAATACCAACCTTGCTTGCAACATCTGCCGTGCATCACCATCTCATCAAACTGGGTAACCGTGGCGCGGTAGGTTTGGTTGTTGAAGCTGGTGATGCCTGGGAAGTCCATCATTTCGCTGCTTTGCTGGCATTCGGCGCAAGCGCTATCAATCCGTACCTGGCGCTATCGACCATCGAGAACTTGAAGATAAGCGGCAATTTAGAAACGGATCTAAAAACAGATGCCTTATTTAAAAATTATGTAAAATCTATATGTGATGGTCTGTTAAAAATATTTTCTAAAATGGGTATTTCAACCTTACAGTCTTATCACGGCTCGCAAGTATTTGAGATACTGGGTATTAACCAGGAAGTTGTCAGCAAATATTTTTGCGGGGCGGTTACACGTATTGGAGGGCTTGGGCTTGATGAGATCGCCAAAGAAGCATTGGGCAAACACCGTATGGGCTTTAACCACTCAAAAGGCGAAACACGCTTACTGCAGGAGGGTGGCATCTACCAATGGAAACGCCGCGGCGAACAGCACCTGTTTAATCCGCAAACTGTGCATTTGTTGCAGCACGCTACCCGTACCAATGACTTCGAGGTTTATAAAAACTATGCCCGCCTTGTAAACGAGCAAACTGAAAAGCACTTCACCATCAGAGGGCTGTTAGACTTCACTTATCACCGCCAGGCAATTTCCATCGATGAGGTGGAACCTGCCGAAAGCATCATGAAGCGTTTTGCGACGGGCGCCATGTCTTTCGGATCGATATCACACGAAGCACATAGCACCCTGGCCATTGCCATGAATCGTATTGGCGGCAAAAGCAATACCGGCGAAGGGGGCGAGGATGAAATGCGCTACAAAGTGTCAGAAAATGGCGATTCTATGCGCTCTGCTATAAAGCAAGTAGCATCAGCAAGGTTTGGTGTAACATCAAATTACCTGACCAATGCCGATGAATTGCAAATTAAGATGGCACAAGGTGCCAAGCCTGGCGAGGGCGGCCAATTGCCCGGTCATAAGGTTGATGAGTGGATTGCCAAAACGCGCCACTCAACCCCGGGTGTTGGTTTGATATCGCCCCCGCCACACCACGATATTTATTCGATCGAAGATCTGGCGCAATTGATATTCGACCTTAAGAATGCTAACCGAGCCGCACGTATTAACGTTAAGCTGGTTTCTAAAGCAGGTGTAGGTACTATTGCGGCGGGTGTGGCAAAAGCACACGCGGACGTGATCCTGATAGCGGGTTACGACGGCGGTACAGGTGCATCGCCCATAAGCTCTATCAAACATGCCGGTTTGCCCTGGGAACTCGGCCTGGCAGAAGCGCATCAGACTTTAGTCCGCAATCAACTTCGCAGCCGCGTAGTTTTACAAGCCGACGGCCAAATGAAGACAGGTCGCGACTTAGTAATTGCTGCCTTAATGGGTGCCGAAGAATGGGGTGTGGCCACTGCTGCACTTGTGGTAGGTGGCTGCATCATGATGCGTAAATGCCATTTAAATACCTGCCCTGTAGGTGTGGCCACGCAAGACCCCGAATTGAGGAAGCTATTCAGCGGTAAGCCGGAGCATATTGTAAACCTGTTTAAGTTTTTGGCCGAGGATATGCGCGAGATCATGGCAAGCCTTGGTTTCCGTACAATAAATGAGATGGTTGGCCGCGTGCAGTTTCTCCGTGCAAAGGACGATATTCATAACTGGAAAGCGAAGACAGTGGACCTTTCGGCGATTTTGCACCCTATGCAAAACGTAAAAGGCAATACGCTTTATAACAGTGAACAGCAAGACCACGGAATGGATGCGATCATTGACTGGCAGTTATTAGACAAAGCGCAACACGCTTTGGAAGATAAAACGCCTGTTTTCCATACGTTCGAATTAAAAAATACCGACCGTACTTTAGGTACGCTACTATCAAACGAAATATCTAAAAAATATGGCTCCGCCGGATTACCGGACAATACCATCAATTACAAATTCAAAGGATCCGCGGGGCAGAGTTTCGGCGCATTTGCAGCCAAAGGCATTTCCTTTGAACTGGAGGGCGAGGCAAATGATTACGTAGGCAAAGGCCTGTCGGGGGCGCAACTGGCAATCTATCCGCCGGCATCTGCAACGTATCAGCCCGAAAATAATATTATCATCGGTAACGTAGCCATGTATGGTGCTACCAGCGGCGAGCTATTTGTGCGCGGTTGCGCAGGAGAGCGTTTCGCCGTACGTAATTCTGGCGCCACAGCTGTTGTAGAAGGCGTAGGCGACCACGGATGTGAATACATGACGGGTGGTTTCGCGCTTATTTTAGGCGACGCAGGCCGCAACTTTGCTGCCGGCATGAGTGGCGGCATTGCCTGGATATATGACCCGCAGCACCGGTTTGCAGCAAATTGCAATCAGGAGATGGTTGATCTGGATAAACTCACGCCTAAAGATGAAGACCGTATCATCACGTTATTAAAAAAGCACCATAGCCTTACAGGTAGTGAAGTGGCTAAGCATCTTTTAGCCAACTGGACAATCGCTACTAATAGTTTTGTAAAAGTATTCCCTAAAGAATACAAGAAGGTTTTGTTAGAAAAGAAATATCACAGCATAAGCGAATAA